Part of the Solwaraspora sp. WMMA2065 genome is shown below.
CTGCCTGCAGACGTTGAGCGGCCGGGCGTACGGCGCACCGTGCGGCTGCCGGCCCGGCCCGGTCAACGCCGAGAAGCTCGAACGCCTCGTGCTCGACGCCGTCGTCGCGCACGGACGCGGCATGCTGATCCAGATCGAGGACGCCGCCGACCCGGGCAGCCTGATGCGCCGATTCCTGGCCGAGGTCCACGTCGGCAACACCATCGACGAGTTGGAATTCAGCTGGATCTACTGACCTGTACTGACCGGTGTGCTCATCAGAGCCAGCGGGGCGCGGGGACCGGTGCGGGCGTCACGTGGGTCAGGGCCGGCGGTGGACGGCGAGGAACGTGACTGCGGTGAGTACGGCCGCCGCGCCCAGGTAGACGCCGGACTCGGCGACCTGCAACTGCCAGTACGTCCACGAGCTGGCCTCGCGCACCACGCGTGCACCGCCCAGTTGGACGATGCCCAGCACCGGCACGCTGAGCGCCATCGCGACGTGCGTGTTGCGGGTCACCGCGCCCAACGCCGCGCCGAGGGTGAGCGCGAACAGCACCCGGGCGAGCGGGATCAGATCGTGCGACTCGTAGGCGAACCAGCGCATCGGGTCGCCGTCGGTCGTCGGCAACCCCCAGGTGACGGCGGCGGTCACCACGGCGGCGGCGGTCAGCGACCCGGCCGCCGCGACCGCCAGCCGAGCCGCCAGCCAGTGGCCGCGCGGCCGGCTCCGCGTCCAGGCCAGCCGGTGGGTGCCCTGCTCCAGGTCGCGGGCCACCAGCGGCACGCCCCAGAACATGCAGACCCCGATGGTCAGGTAGCCGGCGAACAGCTGGGTGATGGTGACGAACTCGGCGTCGACGTGGGCGGCCGCCGTCAACCCGCCGTAAAGGCAGATCAGGATCGCAGCGGCGATGAACGGGAACCGCTGCTGACGCCAGGCGAGCCAGATCATCGGACGTCCTTCCCCGCCGGTTGACCGGCCGCGACGAGGGTGGGCGCGGGCAGGCAGACGGCGTCCGGGTTGCGCAGGTACGCCAGCACCAGCTCCTCCAGGCCGGGCACCTGCCCGTCGTCGTGGCTGGCCGGCTGCCCGCGTACCGTCGCCGGCTCTCCGCGTACCACTGTCGACGCCTGCCGGACCAGCGCGGTGGTCTGCCGGGCCGTGACGCTCAGGTGTACGGGCGGATGGTCCGCCGCCCGCAGCCGCTGCGCCAGCTCGGCCGGCCCGGTCAGCACCCGGTGCGCCTCGGTCAGCTCGTCGAATCCGCCGGCCACCTGCAGCCGGCCACGGTTGAGCAGCAGCAGGTAGTCGCAGGTGTCGACCAGGTCGGCCAGGATGTGCGAGGAGAGCACCACGGTGGCGCCGGTGTCGGCGACGGCGGCCATCAGCGCACCCATCACCTCGGTACGAGCCAACGGGTCCAGGTCGGCGAGCGGCTCGTCGAGCAGCAGCAGTTCGGCGCGTTTGCCCAGGGCGAGGGTCAACGCGACCAGGGTGCGCTGCCCACCGGAGAGGGTACGGATCCGTTGCCGCAGCGGGATGCCGTAGTCGTCGAGCCGGGCCAGCGCCCCGCCGGTGTCGAAGGCCGGGTTGGCGGCCTGGCCGAAGTGGAGCATCTCCGCGACGGTGAACCCGGCGAACAGGGGTTTGTCCTGGGCGACGAACGCGACCCGGGCCAGGTCGTGGCCGTGCCCGGTGAGTGGCCGCCCGCCGACCCGGACCTGCCCGGCGCTGGGGGTGAGCAGGCCGACCGCCAGGTGCAGCAGGGTGGTCTTGCCGGCACCGTTCGGGCCGACGAGCGCGGTGACCGTGCCGGCCGGTACGGCGAGCGTGCAGTCGCGCAGCGCCCAGCTGCGGCCGTACCGTTTGCCCAGGCCGGTGGTCTGCAACGTGGTCATCCGGTCCGCTCCGGCCGGTTGTCCGCCGCTCGGGGCGAGGCGTTCTCGGCCAGTTCGGCCGCGAGGATGGCGCGCAGGTCGTCGTCGTCCAGGCCCGCGGCGCGGGCGGTGGCGACCCAGGCCGCGAGCTGGGTGCGGATCGCCGGGTCCCAGGCCGCGCGGCGGGCCGACAGCGACGCCAGTATGAAGGTGCCGACGCCGGGCCGGGACTGCACCACGCCGTCGCGTTCCAGTTCGCGGTACGCCTTGTGCACCGTGTTCTGGTTGATCCCGAGTGCGGCGACGACCTCCCGGGCGGTCGGCAGCCGGTCGCCCTCCTGCAGCCAGCCGAGCCGCACCGCCTGGCGTACCTGCTGCACCAACTGCAGGTACGGGGTGACGCCGGACCGGCGGTCCAGCCTGAACTCGATCACGCCGACTCCTATTCTGCTAGGCCGCTAGCAGAATAGCACTATGCCTGGTCGGGGGTCGGGCGCGCCAGGGATCGTGAGCGGCTACCAGACCGGGAACAGGTCGGGCCCGCCGCCCTTGGCGGAGCGGACCAGCGGGGTGGTGAAGTCGGGTACGTACAGGAAGCAGCGGACCCGCAGGTCGCCTGCCCACACCGAAGGGTTCCCCGTCCGGAACCAGAACGTGGCCACCCGGTAGGGCAGGTCCTCGTCGACCGGCAGGTCCGCGTAGTCGGCGATCATCAGCAGGCAGCGCTCCTGAATCGCCTCGTCCCCGGGCCAGCTGCCGGGCAGGGTGCCGCCGTCGAAGACGCCGACGAACTCGCCGTGGTGCGGCCGGGCGCAGTCGACCGGCTCCAGCGCTTCGAGGTGGTCGTCGCCCCACCGCACGTCGTGGCAGCCCAGCCGCAGCGCGCCACCGTCGGCCAGCGTGCCGCGCAGACTTCCGGTCCGGGGCAGCACCTTGTCCCGGAACACACTGCTGATCTCGGTGAGGTCGCAGCGGAACCAGCGGGCCCCGGCGCTCCAGGCCGCCTGCGGCGGCACCAGCACGGTCATGTCGAGCAGGCCGTGCTGCCAGATGTCGCCGAGGAACTCGGCGGCCCGGGCATCGCACTCGACGCGGGCCGTCTCGCGGGCCGGGACATTGCCCACCGGGGCGGTCGTCCGTTGCGCGTCGGCACCGGTGAAGGTGCCGACGTGGACTGTCTCGACCAGGTGCAGTTCGTCGCAGTCGACCGGACGGTAGTACCTGCCGCTGCCCGAGGCAGCCTCGGCGCGGTGGCAGGTGCCGGCCTGCGGGACGAAGGTGGTCGGCTCGTCGAACCCGGCCCAACCGTCGGTGAGGGTGCCGTCGGTCCCCGGCGGCGGTGCCGCACAGCCGGCCGTAACGGCCAGCGACGCGGCGGCCAGCAGCGCGACCATCCTGGTCCGTAGCGGCTGCAAGATCATGAGAATTTGCCGATTCACTGGTACTGGATGGGCAGGGCGCTGGTGCCGCCGGCGCGCACCGAGCCGGTCAACAGCGGGTCGGCCCGCCAGGCGAAGCAGCGGATCGCCCTGTCGCCCTCCGCCCAGTCCAGGACGTCGGAGTAGGTGTAGATGGTGCCCACCCGGTACTGCAGGTCGCCGTTGTTCGGCACCTTCGCGTAGTCGGCCACCACCTTGCGGCACCGGGTGTGAACCCGATCGTCGTTCAACTCCACCTCGTCGTACCCCAGTTTGTCCTCCACGTACGTGCCGGCGAACTCGGCCTGGTGCGGGGTGTCGCAGTCCAGCGGCTCGGTCAGCGGCTCGTCGTCGACACCGACCGCCGCCGAGTCGTAGCACGTCAGAAGCAGCGGATGGCCGGGAGCGTGCAGCGCACCCTTGATGGTGCCGTACCAGTCGACCAGTGGGCCGCCAGGACTGTCCACGACCCCTACGTCGCAGCCGAACCAGCGGGCCCCGCCGGTCCAGGCGGCGTCGGACGGCGACACGACCGTCATCTGCAGCCGGGCGGTTTGCCAGGGACCGCCAAGGAACTCGTTCACCCTTCGGTCACACTCGGCCCGGGCGGCCCGCCGGGCCGGAATCAGACCGTCCGCCGCGCCGTCCTCGTCGAACGGCACCGCCGGCTCGTCGCCGAGCGTTCCGACGTGCACGGTCTCCACCAGGTGGTACCGGACGCAGCCAACTGGTCGATAGCTCTCCCAGTCAATGAAGCGCCGACTAGCGTTATGGCAGCTGCCGGCCTCGGGTGCGAAGTGGACGGGTTCGTCGAACGCGGCCCAGCCGTTGACCAGATCCCCGTCCACGCCCGGCGACAGCGGCACACAGCCGGCCATCGTGGTCAGTGACGCGGCGGTCAGCAGCGCTGCCAGCCTCGCCCGGACACCCCACCGTCGCGCCATGATCCTGCCGCCTCCCCGTTGTCCACTCAAGCCGACGAGGCTACGACACCGGGTCGACCGCCGACCGGCCGGGCCCCGGAGCACTGTCTAGCACGGTCAGTGGTCCCGATGGGTGGCCAGGTCGGCGAGCTGGGCGAGCGCCGTACCCGCGCCGGCTTCGGGCCGGGCCGTCGCCAGCCGGTCGAGCGCCGCCGCCCGGTGCCGGTCCGCCTCCCGCCTCGCCCAGTCCCGGCCGCCGGCCTGCTCGACGAGCAGCGCGGCCCGGGCCACCTGCCCGTCGGTGAACCCGCCCGGTATCGCGTACAGCAGGGTCAGCTCGGCGCCGGCCGGCGTGCCGCTGCCCATCGCGAACACCACCGGCAGCGACTTCTTGCGCTGCCGCAGGTCGGCGCCGACCGGTTTGCGGGTCACCGCCGGGTCGCCCCAGATGCCAAGCAGATCGTCGACCAGCTGGAACGCCATCCCCAGGTGGTGGCCGTACCCCTTCAGCCCGTCGATCCGGTCCGGGGCGGCGCCGCCGCTGATCGCGCCGACCGCGCAGGCGGCGCCAATCAGCGACGCCGTCTTGCCGGCCGCCATCGCCAGGCAGGCGTCCAACCCCACGGCGGTACGTGACTCGAACGCCACGTCGGCGCTCTGCCCGGCCACCAGATCCAGCAGCACCTGGCACAGCTCGGCGGCGGCTGGGGCGGCCTGCCCGCGTACCGTGTCGAAGGCCAGCGCGAGCAGCGCGTCACCGGCCAGGATGGCCTGCGCGTCGCCGAACGCGGCCCCGGCGGTGGGCCGGCCACGCCGGGTCCGGTCGCCGTCCATCACGTCGTCGTGCAGCAGGGTGAAGTTGTGCACCAGCTCCACCGCGACCGCCGCCGGCACCGCCCGGTCCGCCGGGGCACCGACCGCCTCGGCGCAGGCCAGTGCCAGGCCGCCGCGCAGCCCCTTGCCCCAGCCGGCTTCGGCCGGGCTGCCGTCGGCGGCGTACCAGCCGAAGTGGTAGCCGGCGACGGTGTGGATCGGGTCGGCGAGCCGGTCGACGGCGCGGCGCAGCTGCGGCTCGATCAACGTCCGCGCCGCCGCCAGTCGCGCCCAGGCGTCGCGTTGTGCGGTGGTCGTGGCGGTCAACCCTGGCTCCCGAGCAACGTGGCCTCCAGATACTCCTGTGGCGCCGGTTCGGTGGTCGCCGGCGTCGGCTGGTAGCGCTTTGTCCGGCTGGACCAGTCGACGTTGCCGCGCATCCAGCTGCGCATCCCGGCCAGGTACGGCTCCAGCACCGCCGGCCGGCCGGGGAAGGTCCGCCGCAGCTGCGCCTCCGCCGCCAGGTACAGGTCGGTCTCGGCGTCGATCGCCCGGGTCACCCGGTCGACCGCCGCGTCGCGGTCTAGCCCATGGTGGTAGCCGACGATGTACGCCAGGTTGTGTACCTCGCCGAGGGCGCGTTCCTTGTCCAGCGAGTAGATGTCGTTGGTCCAGCAGACCACGTTGCAGGCGGCGTCGAGCGCGGTGCGAAACGGCGCGCTGTCGTACACCTCGTCGGGCATGTCGATTCGTTCGACGACGTCGATGAAGTCCATGCAGACGTAGATCGCCCCGGTGTGCCGGCGTTTCTCGATGTAGGTGGCCTCGTCCGGCACGGTGCCGGACAGCCGGTTGCCGGCCTCCCAGGTGGCGGCGGTGGTCAGGCACTGCTCCAGGTGCCGTACGAACAGTTGCCGCCAGCGGGCGGTGGCGTCCGGCGCGGTACGCCGCCACAGGTCGGCCAGCGACGACACCGCCCGGGGCAGGTCCCGGCGCCGCGCGTCGGCGGCGCCGAAGTCGTCGGCGGACAGCACCCGCCGCATCGCGGCCATCACCTCGGCGAGGTGCTGCGGGCTGCGTCCGTCGGCACCGTCGTCCAACTGGTCGTCGACCAGGAACAGCCAGGCGAACCAGTCGGCCATCAGCTCGGCATGCGCCGCGTCGGCGGTCGGGTAGACCATCGACGCGAACCAGCCGAAGTCGGCGTGGTCGAATCGGGCGCGGGCCTGCTCACGCAGCACCAGTCCGGTATCGCGTACCCAACTGGTCAGGTGCGCGCGGGCCTGTTCGACGTGCGGGTTGAGCTGGTAGGGGAAGCGGTCGAGGGTCTGCTGGACCGGGTCGAGGCTCAGGTGGCTGGCCGTGTCGTCCGTGAAGGTCACCGGTACTCCAGGTTGAGGTGGACCCCGCCCTTGGGGTGCAGGGTGATCAGCGCCTCCGGCCGCACCTCGGGTGCGTCCGGTGGCAGTACGAGCCGGTGCCGACGGGCCACCGAGGCCAGCACCAGGACCAGCTCGGACAGCGCGAAGTGTTTGCCGATGCAGATCCGGTGGCCGCTGCCGAACGGCACGTAGACGTGCTTCGGGCGCCGCGCCACCTGCTCCGGGGTGAACCGCTCCGGGTCGAAGCGTTCCGGGTCGTCCCAGAAGTCGGGGTGCCGGTGCAGCAGGCAGCTGTTGATCAGCATGTTGGTGCCGGCCGGCACCCGGTAACCGTCGATCACGTCGGCCGAGCTGGCCCGGCGCATGAACTGGTACGCCGGTGAGTAGATGCGCAGCGTCTCGTCGGCGACCATCCGGGTGTACGGCAGCCGGGGCAGGTCCTCGAAGGTCGGCGTCCGGCCGGCGAGCACCGAGTCGACCTCGGCGTGCAGCTTCGCCTCCACCCTTGGGTGCCGGGCGAGCAGGTAGAACGCCCAGGACAGGGTGTTCGTGGTGGTCTCGTAGGCGCCGATGCAGATGTTGAGCACCTCGTGGTGCAGCTGTTCCAGGTCCATCCGCTGGCCGTCGGTCTCGTCGACGGTGTGCAGCAGCAGGGTGAGCAGGTCGGTCTCCTCGCCGGTGGGCACCTCCTCGTGCAGCCGGCGGTTGATGAACGTTGACACGAAGGTGTCCATGTCGGCGATCGCGGCCCGCAGCCGGCGGTGCCGGGGGGTCGGCACGCTCAGCGGCGGGAACGGGAATCGGAAGAACGCGCCGAGGATCGCGTTGGCCTCGCCGAATGCCCGTTCGAAGGCCTGCGCGATGTCGCCGACCTGCGCGCTGAACAGCGACCGGTTGACGATTCGTAGGGCGAGTTGGCCGATCTCGTCGGTGACGTCGAGGGTGCCGCCCCGGCCGTAATTCTGCTCCCACCGGACGAGCATTTGTTCGGCTTCGTCGGTCATGTTTCGGGTGAAAGAGCTGACCGTACGGGGTGTGAAGTGCGGTGCCATCATCCGCCGTTGCCGTCGCCACAGATCCATGTCCGGGTTGGCGATGAGCCCTTTGCGCAGCACCGGCCGGACGACCTTGAACAGGACGGCGTTCTTGTCGTACTTCTCGCCCTCGTCGACCAGCACATGCCGGATGTAGTCGGGATGGTTGACCAGCACCATTGGGATACCCAGGGGCCGGAACCGGAAAATGTCGCCGTAGCGGTCGACGCCCCGGCCGAGGAAGGCGAGCTGGTCGCGTTTGAAGGCCAAGGTGCCGCCGACGCCGCTGCCCGGCGTGACGGTGGGTATCTCCCGGGTGCCGCCCGGGGCTCGGCTGCGTACCTGCGGGGACATGCTCTTCTCACTTTCCACGGGTCGACGCGGTGGACCGGTCAGCGATGGTGCAGGTCAGCGACGGTGCAGTCGGAGCCACATGCCGCCCGCCGGGTGCAGCGTGACCAGCGGTGCGAAACCGACCGGCGGCGCGCCCTCGGGCAGGCTGACCGCGAACGTCTGGGCGAGCATCACGGTGATCAGGTGCAGCTCGGTACGGGCGAAGTGTTTGCCGATGCAGTGCCGCGGGCCGCTGCCGAACGGCTGGTAGACGTGCCGGGGCCGGGCGGCGACCGCTGCCGGGGTGAAGCGGTCGGGGTCGAAGCGGTCCGGGTCGGGCCAGAAGTCCGGGTACCGGTGCAGCAGGAGCAGGTTCATCAGCACCTCGGTGCCCTGCGGGATGCGGTAGCCGCCGACCACATCGTCGGTCGCCGCCCGCCGCATCGTCTGCCAGGCGGGGGTGAACAGCCGCAGCGTCTCGTCGATGACCATCCGGGTGTACGGCAGCCGGGGCAGGTCGTCGAAGGTCGGCACCCGCCCGTCGAGGGCGGTGTCGACCTCGTCGTGCACCCGTTGCTGCACCTGCGGGTGGCGGGCCAACTGGTAGTACACCCAGGAGATCGAGTTGCTGGTGGTCTCGTACCCGGCGATGATCATCGCCAGGATCTCGTTGGAGAGCTGGTCCGGGGTGAGCCTGGTGCCGGTGACCGGGTCCACCGCGTGCCGTAGCAGGCTGAACAGGTCCCGGTGGTCGCTGTCGCGCTCGTGCTGGCGGGTGTCGATCAGGTAGCGGACGAAGCCGTCCAGCTTCCGGGTCAGTGCACGGATCCGGTTGCGGGACGGGGTGCGCCAGCTCAGCGGCGGGAAGGGGAACCGGAGGAAGTCGCCGAGCCGGCGGTTGACTTCCAGGAAGTCGCGTTCGAACTGGTGGCTGCGCTCGTCGGGCTCGACGCCGAACAGCGACCGCAGGACGATCTTCAGCGCCAGGTCGGTGAGCGGTCCGACGACGTCGACCGGCGCACCGGAGGCAGCCTCCGGCGCCCATCGGTGGATCATGTCCGCGGTCAGGCCGGTCATGTTCGGGGCGAAGCGGGCGACGCTGGCGTGGTTGAACGTCGGCTGCATCAGCCGGCGGTTACGTTGCCAGGTCTCGTCGCCCCGGTTGCCGATCAGTCCTTCCCGGAGGATCGCCCGGACCGTACGCCAGAGAAAGCTTTCCTTGTCGTAGTTGGCGTGTTTGTCGACCAGGACATGGTGGATGTGCTCCGGGTTGGTCAGTACCACCATCGGTATACCACCGAGACGTATCCTGAAGATGTCACCGTGGTTACGGACCGCGTCCTGCAGGAATGCAAGCTGATCCCGGCGCATAGCCCGCATCCCGACGAGATTTTCCCGCAGGCTGAGCCGTGGAACTGGCCTGGATCTGCTGCGGGCAGCCGGATCTGCGTCGACGCGACGCGGGTCGGTCATGGCGGCCACCTTACCGAAGGTGCTGTCGTGGCTACAATCGGAAATTTTGCATTGCCGGTGGTGGATCTTGGAGCTATTCGAGCCACCACCGGCGCCGTTGCGTATGTCGGTAAATGGCAGTCAATAACGCATTCGCGCGGATTGTTGGGCCGGCGTACCCGCCTGCGACGCCCGGTCGCGGGCCCGGTGCCGACCGCCCCGCCGACCGCCCCGGCTACCCGCCCGCCGACCGCCGGGTCGGCCGTCCATCGGCGGGTCGGCCGTCGGGTCCGCCGTCGGGCGGGCGATCGTCGTGGCGGGTGTGGAACGCTTGCTCACGTTCGTAGACTGGCGCGGTGACCGCACCAGCGCCGCTCATCGCGCCCAGCATCCTGGCCGCCGACTTCTCCCGTCTGGCCGACGAGGCCCGCGCGGTCGAGGGGACGGCGGACTGGCTGCACGTCGACGTGATGGACAACCACTTCGTGCCGAACCTGACCATCGGGTTGCCGGTGGTGCAGAGCCTGCTGCCGGCCACCTCACTACCGTTCGACGTGCACCTGATGATCACCGACCCGCGCCGCTGGGCACCGGGCTACGCCGACGCCGGCGCGTACAACGTCACCTTCCACGCCGAGGCGTGCGACGACCCGGTGGCGCTGGCCAAGGAGCTGCGGTCGGCCGGGGCCAAGGCCGGCCTGGCGGTCGACCGGGACACCCCGGTGGAGGACTACCTGGAGCTGCTACCCAGCTTCGACACCCTGCTGGTCATGACGATCAAGGCCGGGTTCGGCGGCCAGCGGTTCATCCCCGAGATGCTGGAGAAGGTCCGCGCCGCCCGCCGGCACGCCGCCAGCGGCCATCTTGAGCTGCGGATTGAGGTCGACGGCGGGATCGCCGCGGACACCATCGAGCAGGCCGCCGCGGCCGGCGCGGACGCGTTCGTCGCCGGCACCGCCGTGTACGGCGCCGAGGACCCCGCCGAGGCGGTCCGCAGACTGCGGCAGATCGCCGAGCGGACCGCGCCACGGTGGTGAGCCCGGAAGGGGCCGAGTCCCGGCCGGACCTGATCCTTGTCGTCGACGACGATGTCGACATCGCCCGGTTCGTCGAGGTCAACCTGCGGTTGCACGGCTTCGACGTGATGCTCGCCCATGATGGTCAGGAGGCTCTGGAGATCATCGAACGGCACCGCCCGGACCTGGCCGTGGTCGATCTGATGATGCCCCGTATCGGCGGGTTGGACCTGACCCGGCGGCTGCGGGCCGACCCGATGACCGCCGCATTGCCGATCATCATGCTGACCGCCAAGGGGATGACCGTCGACAAGGTCGTCGGGCTGACCGCCGGCGCCGACGACTACCTGGTCAAGCCCTTCGACACCTCGGAGCTGATCGCCCGGGTCAGCTCCACGCTGCGGCGCAACCGCGAGTACCGCGAGGTGTCCCCGCTGACCGGGCTGCCTGGCAACACCCGGGTCAGCCGGGAGATCACCGACCGGGTCCGCAGCGGCGCCGACTACGCCGTCGGCTACGTCGACATCGACCGGTTCAAGAGCGTCAACGACGTGTACGGCTTCGCCCGCGGCGACGAGTTCATCTCCGCGTTGGCCCGCTGCATGCACCGGGCGGTGGTGTCGATCGGGTTGCCGCCGGCGTTCCTCGGCCACATCGGCGGCGACGACTTCGTGGTGGTCTGCGCGCCCGAACAGGTGCGGCCGATCATCGAGCAGGCGATCCTCGACTTCGAGAAGGCCGCCGACGAGCTGTACGACCCGTCCGACGCCCGGCGCGGCTACGTGGAGGTCAAGGACCGGCGCGGCAAACTGCAGAAGGCTGCCCTGGTCACCCTCTCGGTCGGGGTGGCGGTGTCGGCGGGCAGCCGCCGGTTCAGCGACCCCCGCGAGATCATTACGGTGGCCAACGAGATGAAGTCGGTTGCCAAGAGCCAACCCGGCTCGTACATCGCGGTCGACCGCCGGCTGTCCACCAACTGACCTGCCAGAACAGGCCGACGACCGACCTTCTGTCGGGTATCCGACAGCTGTGAGGTCGGTCGCGTCTCTGGCGATGATCCCCGTGCACTGTGTAACACTCGGAGAAGCACCCACCACGCGCTGGCGGGACTCGGTGAAATTCCGAACCGGCGGTGATCCACGGCGCGAGCCGTGGCCAGCCCGCGACCCGGTCGTAGTCGCAGACGACGCCCGGTGGATCCGGTGAGACTCCGGAGCCGACGGTTGGGCCAGACCGTGCCGACGTGGCACGGACCGGCCCAGACAGTCCGGATGGGAGACAGCGCGCGGAACGGACGCTCAGGTGTGGCGTGCCGACTGGCACCGCCGTACCCGTGCAGCGCCCCGGGGCCGGTCCGTCGTGGCCGGGCGCCGAGGCGTTCCGCCGCCGCCATGCTGTCGCCGGCCACCCCCACCGGGCCCGGCACCTCCCGCCCGCCGCGCACCCCGGCAGGCGAGGAGAAGAGAAACGGCCATGGCGATCCTCTCCGAAGACGAGGCGATGCGGCGCGCCATCGACCTCGCGGTCCGTGGCCTCGGCTCGGTCAGCCCCAACCCCATCGTCGGCTGCGTCCTGCTGGACACCGCCGGCCACGTCGTCGGCGAAGGCTTCCACGCCTACGCCGGCGGGGCGCACGCCGAGATCGCCGCCCTCGCCCAGGCCGGCGACCGGGCCCGTGGCGGCACCGCCGTCGTCACCCTCGAACCGTGCAACCACGTCGGACGCACCGGACCCTGCTCCACCGCCCTGGTCGACGCCGGGCTCGCCCGCGTCGTGCTGGCCGTACCCGACCCCAACCCGATCGCCGCCGGTGGCACCGAGACGCTGCGCGCCGCCGGCATCGACGTCGAGGTCGGGCTGCGCGCCGCCGAGGCCGAGAACGCCAACATCGCCTGGCTGACCGCCGTCCGTCGGCGCCGCCCCTACATCACCTGGAAGTACGCCGCCACGCTCGACGGCCGCTCCGCCGCCGCCGACGGCACCAGCATGTGGATCACCTCGGAGGCGGCCCGCGCCGACGTCCACACGCTGCGCGGCACCGCCGACGCGATCATCGCCGGCGTCGGCACCGTACTCGCCGACGACCCTCGGCTCACCGTCCGGACCCCGGGCACCGGCGGACCCGCCGTCCGGCAGCCGCTCCGGGTGATCGTGGACAGCTCCGGGCGTACCCCGGCCGACGCCCGGGTCCGGGACGCTGCCGCCGGCACCTGGATCGCCACCACCGCGGACGTCGGCGCCGACCACCGCGGCCGGGTCGACCTCACCGCCCTGCTGACCGCCCTCTACGACCGGGGCATCCGCTCCGCGCTGCTGGAAGGCGGCCCGGTGCTCGCCGGAGCGTTCCTGCGCGCCGGCCTGGTCGACCGGGTGGTCGGCTACCTCGCCCTGAGGCTGCTCGGCGCCGGCCCCGCCGCGCTCGGCGACGCCGGAGTGCACACCATCGCCGACGCCATCGACCTGACCATCGTCGACGTCACCCAGGTCGGCCCCGACCTGCGGATCACCGCCGTACCCCGGCAGAAAGAGGGCTGAGTCGATGTTCACCGGCATCATTGAGGAGCTGGGCGAGGCCGGCCCGCTCGACTGGCACGGCGACAGCGGCGTGCTCACCGTCCACGGCCCACTGGTCGCCGCCGACGCCCGGCACGGCGATTCCATCGCGGTCAACGGCGTCTGCCTCACCGTCGTCTCCGTCGACGGGCAACGGTTCGTCGTCGACGTGATGAAGGAGACCTTCGACCGTAGCTCACTGGGGACACTGCGGCCCGGTGACCCGGTCAACCTGGAACGCGCCGCCACCCTCGCCACCCGCCTCGGTGGACACCTGGTGCAGGGCCACGTCGACGGGGTCGCCACCGTCGTCGGGCGCACCCCCGGCGACCGCTGGGAGCAGGTCCGGTTCAGCCTGCCCACCGGCCTGCACCGGTACGTCGTGGAGAAAGGTTCAATCGCGGTCGACGGCGTCTCGTTGACCGTCATGGAGGTGTCCGACGGCGACACCACGGCGGCGGTCACGGCCGCGACCGGGTCCGGCACGGCCGGCTGGTTCGGCGTCGGGCTGATTCCCACCACTGTGCAACT
Proteins encoded:
- the ribD gene encoding bifunctional diaminohydroxyphosphoribosylaminopyrimidine deaminase/5-amino-6-(5-phosphoribosylamino)uracil reductase RibD, giving the protein MAILSEDEAMRRAIDLAVRGLGSVSPNPIVGCVLLDTAGHVVGEGFHAYAGGAHAEIAALAQAGDRARGGTAVVTLEPCNHVGRTGPCSTALVDAGLARVVLAVPDPNPIAAGGTETLRAAGIDVEVGLRAAEAENANIAWLTAVRRRRPYITWKYAATLDGRSAAADGTSMWITSEAARADVHTLRGTADAIIAGVGTVLADDPRLTVRTPGTGGPAVRQPLRVIVDSSGRTPADARVRDAAAGTWIATTADVGADHRGRVDLTALLTALYDRGIRSALLEGGPVLAGAFLRAGLVDRVVGYLALRLLGAGPAALGDAGVHTIADAIDLTIVDVTQVGPDLRITAVPRQKEG
- the rpe gene encoding ribulose-phosphate 3-epimerase translates to MTAPAPLIAPSILAADFSRLADEARAVEGTADWLHVDVMDNHFVPNLTIGLPVVQSLLPATSLPFDVHLMITDPRRWAPGYADAGAYNVTFHAEACDDPVALAKELRSAGAKAGLAVDRDTPVEDYLELLPSFDTLLVMTIKAGFGGQRFIPEMLEKVRAARRHAASGHLELRIEVDGGIAADTIEQAAAAGADAFVAGTAVYGAEDPAEAVRRLRQIAERTAPRW
- a CDS encoding response regulator; translated protein: MVSPEGAESRPDLILVVDDDVDIARFVEVNLRLHGFDVMLAHDGQEALEIIERHRPDLAVVDLMMPRIGGLDLTRRLRADPMTAALPIIMLTAKGMTVDKVVGLTAGADDYLVKPFDTSELIARVSSTLRRNREYREVSPLTGLPGNTRVSREITDRVRSGADYAVGYVDIDRFKSVNDVYGFARGDEFISALARCMHRAVVSIGLPPAFLGHIGGDDFVVVCAPEQVRPIIEQAILDFEKAADELYDPSDARRGYVEVKDRRGKLQKAALVTLSVGVAVSAGSRRFSDPREIITVANEMKSVAKSQPGSYIAVDRRLSTN
- a CDS encoding riboflavin synthase, with the translated sequence MFTGIIEELGEAGPLDWHGDSGVLTVHGPLVAADARHGDSIAVNGVCLTVVSVDGQRFVVDVMKETFDRSSLGTLRPGDPVNLERAATLATRLGGHLVQGHVDGVATVVGRTPGDRWEQVRFSLPTGLHRYVVEKGSIAVDGVSLTVMEVSDGDTTAAVTAATGSGTAGWFGVGLIPTTVQLTTLGRKPVGALVNLEVDVIAKYVAKQLDGARSVGGVRP